From Rhododendron vialii isolate Sample 1 chromosome 7a, ASM3025357v1:
AACTCATTTTGTGAGTATTTACTAGGGGTGATCATGGTTCGGATTGGTTCGATTTTAGtataaaccaaaaaccaaaccaatacctacggattatgaatttggaaaaccgaaccaacccacaaaagatatagaaccaatccaaaccataaaaatacggtttggtttcggttttaaaccacggtttgcCTTGCACTAAGCTATCCTCTTCAAAAAATATctaaagtacttaaaattatgaagataaattaaaagtaaacttatattaaaactaattccattcaaattaccaaaatatactAACATCAACTAACTAATTAAGAGTAGAATACCAACAATCACCTCAAGTTTTAAACtgagaaaatgaaatactggtAAGCCATTAAAATGAACCAAATAAGAATACCAACTACTGAACATCTTAAGATagtttaaccaaataaaaggCCAAAGATAATTTCTAAGACTACTAAATTGAAATGAGGTAGCAACACTAcgagaaaaagtatgtttaatgacgaaaaagtggcgacaaaatttaatttcatcgcttaatgagtatatttggcgacaaaaaaataaattcgtcactgttttgataacttccttgacgaaattattttgtcaccaattataactatttagcgacgaaaaagatatttttgtcaccaaaggctcctatttggcgacgaaataaaattttcgtcgccaaaagagtaaaaaaagagacgaaattattttttctcgccaaagataactatcactacaagaaaaattcaattgggtgacgaatgaaaatcgtcataaattgcatgttttttgtcacaaataatataggtgacgaaaaaaaatttgtcgactaaaggttgtcgaggattcctacctggtgacgaaatctatttttcgtcacttatagtgccttttgatgacgaaatatttcgtcaccaaaaagtgaataattggtgacgaaaattttttcctcgcttattgtgcttttgatgatgaaaaaattcgtcaccgatagATCACATCGGTGacaaaaattttcgtcaccaatataagaaatcggtgacgaaatttttcgttgcaaaagatgttttcatatgcaaaaagaaatccttctttcttgctcctgctgggtttcgaacccgagtccttTGAGTTTTTCGCACAAGCTCCGACCAACTGctctacacacacttttcagtaaatatttgaaatatctaatatataacacatatgtttaacagtaaaatatatttcgaatgtaattttgaacctttaaacattaaaattagcaattttgataaacatgaaagttgtaggcaattgagttattgttcaaacctaatttgaattatctcaatcggagattttagtaaagagttatgtccgaaatacatttagtgacaaagcgcaattcataaatttcgttgctgaaagcgttaaaatggtgacgaaattatttttcgtcaccaaagttaagcatttggtgacgaaaaaaaatatttcgtcactaaattgctctcatttagcgatgaaatatattttttgtcaccaaatgattatctttggagacgaaaaataatttcgttacctttttaagctttcggcgacgaaaaatatattttgtcaccaaatgggtacctttcgtgacaaaaatatttttttcgtcactaaacatgtataattggtgacgaaattatttcgtcacgaaagttgtcaaaatagtgacgaatttattttttcgtcaccaaatatactcatttagtgacgaaattaaatttcgtcgccacttttttgtcaccaattttcatttttcttgtagtgtattcagtgacggaaaaaatattttgtcgccaaatgaaccaatttggcgacgaaaaatattttcgtcttctttttacgttttcagtgacgaaaaatttatcctttggtgacgaaatttatgaattacgctttgtcaccaaatatatttcgggcataactctttgctcagaacttcgattgagataatttaaattgggtttgaacaataacataaagagctacgactttcatgtttattaaaattgctaattttaatgtttaatagttcaaaatgccgttcaaaatatattttaatgttcaatgtatgtgttatatattaaatatttcaaacatatgctgaaaagtttgtgtggtgtagttggttaaaacttgcgtgcaaaacttaggagactagggttcgaaaccccgcaggagcaagaaagtgaaatttttttcacatataagaatgtctttcgtaacgaaaaatttcgtcaccgatgggtcacctttgacgagccaaagggaataatttgtgacgaaattttttgttataaaaaaagcacaataggtgacgaagaaaatttcgtcaccaagtcatttttccgtgacgaaatttttcgtcaccaaaaggcactataagtgacgaaaaatagatttcgtcaccaggtaggaatcctcgacaacctttagtcgaaattttttttttcgtcacctatattatttgtgacaaaaaaacatacaatttgcgacgattttcattcgtcacccaatgcaatttttcttgtagtgcaaaAGGGCAGTAGCAGGAGCATGACCAACTTGTGATGATCACTCCACAACAAGATTAATAATcataggaaattaggaatgagttatgatatatagaagtttaaTCTAAATTATCTTGTCaagtaaaaaaaactaaatattgcAGTGAATTTTAATAGGATCGATAAATTAGTGAAGTAATTAACTAaggtgaattataattaaattatataattgtgtgtgtgtgtgtgtatatatatatatatgttttatgCATTATACGGTTCGGAACCATAACCGTGAACGTGAattcataaaccaaaccatataacgcggtttctattttttttaaaccatgactTAATCATACTCCtaaaaaaccgaaccaaatcttttggtttggattggtttggtctAGATTCGCAGTTTGACGAATTTTTTGCTCACCCTTAGGATTTACTATAAGAGTGGGTTGAAAATGAAGAAACCAAAAGCCGAAAGAAGAGAACTTATTGCAGGATAAATGTTACGAAAGATATTCGATACCTGATGTGGCTGGTGGTGTATCATTATAGAAAAGATTGAGCTCGTACCGAAGAGTACAGCTAGGTGCCAAAATTCTCCATCCTGTCGGAGCACCTAACTGCGTAATCTCTCGTGCAGCCCATTGGAGGCAATTGTTGCAATCCATTTTGGACAAATCAGGTGTGCACTGCATTAGTCCATATATAGTCTGAACATAATCCGGACCAGTAATCTTCTGCCCCGTCGCGAACTTGCTGAGGTCCCCACCCGACGCTGCCTTGTCGCGGAGATCGCCCAACAAGATTCCCCGTGCCTGCTTAAATTCTTCCATGCTCGACGCATTTACGCCGCTATACAGTACTTGATACGGATGAGTTGCTTTAATGCCATTCATGGACTTGTTCGAGTAACGCAGCATACATTGCTCATACCATCCAATCGCCCCCTTGGAATTAGGAAGCAGTTGTGGGAGGTTAATAGTGGAATTGTTGATACAACTACGACAGGTAACGAGCTCAACGTCTCCTCTGCAAAGCACAATTGCATAAACTTTGTCCGGATTGTCGCCAAATGAGGAACTGTAAAACCCATATCCATCGGTCCTGCTGGAAAGGGAAGAGAGGAGGGTGTTGAGGTTCGTCTGGTATGTACTATTAGTTGAATAATTGCCAGATCCAGTATCGAAGTATGTGAGATCACTCCATAAACCTAACTCCAAAGTAGATTCTATGTTTACGAGAATGAGATGAAGGAAGAGGAACTCTCTCCATGAACCCATAGTAGCCATGGTCAGATTGTCACCAAGATAATGATCAAGTGTTCATCAAGGTAAAGAGGGGTTGGAGGAACAATGGATGCATGTAATCCAAATTCCAAAATAGACTCTCAACTTCTTAAATAGATGCATAAGGAGCACTTAAAAAtccaataataattaaaaaaaacacacacaagaaTGATGCTTTTTATAAAggcttttcttttctcccgGGAGCAGCTGAAAAAGTAGGAGGAATCTCTAGCTTTATGTTCTTTTATcccatttttttgggttaaatatTAGAGCATTCATGTATTAATGGGAATCCGAGTATTCCAATATTTCAGACACTAACTAAAAAGGAAACGAGCACAGAAACCAGCTTTGTGTTCTTTTATcccatttttttgggttaaatatTAGAGCATTCATGAATTAATGGGAATCCGAGTATTCCATTTCAAACACTAGCTAAAAAGGAAACGAGCACAGAAACCCACCCGAAAGCCCAAGGAAGCTTCTATGGTGCATGACATGTTCTCGATCACTAGGTGTCCGGGGAAACCATAGAATCTCACAAAACTTAGCTACTTATTGACAATTCtgatcttttctttttgctcaTCTATAGGATTTGGAGGGAAtaaaggaaagggaaagataTGATTCGCGGAGTTGGAATTTGAACCCAATTAAACATCACGCCTGAACGAGAATGTCTTGACCAACCTATTAGTCTTGACTGACAATTATGTCCGCTAGTTTTGCTTGTATAGTCAGAATTATCCTATGCAAACTTCTTATGCGGAACTCAGACCGGGTTGTTTTGCAAAAACATTTggagcttgttcgtttgggggttTCAAAACCCCTGCACGTGGtatccaataaattttttctatctatctctctccacttattacctttAAAAATAttcctcaaaattcaaaccgaacaggGTCGAATCTTGGGATGCAGTCACAGATATTGAGAGGATGCAATCACAGTGGTAATGCATCCTCtcagaatttattctcaaaatCCCTTTCAAACACTCCCTTGGTGATTCATTCATTCTTTTACCTATTCCCTAGTTGAACCTGTCCAAGGTTTTCCATATTAGAACATAATCCCCTAGGCTCCAAGCAGACGACGACTTCCCAAgtcaaacgaaaacaaaaatgaatagcaaaaagaaagcaagaaagaaagaaaggattgAAAACAATGATTTTAACTCCAAAAGCTTTCAAGATTTTCGATCATTTGCCTACCTGGTTCTTTTAACACGTCCTATATATGCGAAAATTTCGTTCCTCAGCTGCCATTATAGGGGGAATCATCAAGAAGAATCATCAAGAATTTAATAAGCCTTTCCAAAGCCAAACATGACtttgtttgctttggttttcCAGAACCACCCCTCTTTCTCAACACGGTCCCCAATAAGTTTGATAGGGAAAGGATCTAGACAttgaagagaaaacaacaataAATTTTGAAGTAACCATTTTTGACAAACAGGAGAATCGAACACAATAATCAACGGTAGGATCAATGAAGAATTGTTGTATATCGAGCAGTCGACTTTTCCGTGACGGTTTAGTGAGATTAATAAATATGGATCCACTAATAACTATGTAAAAAGGAAGTTCGATTCTTCTAAACTACAAATACATTGGGACTTCACAGAGATCTAATAAAACCATGACAACCAGTTTCAATTTTCCTGATTATAGTCCGCACCCTTTCGGAATATCTTCTCAATAATCACAAATAACGTTACTACTTTTTTTctcctccaacttattaaagggaagaaaaagaTGTGAAAGGCACAAATCTACTACATTCAAAAAACCGAAAGGGTAATAGAATTATTGTTAGAAAGATTACACATGGTCGGCGTTGCGTGGTGGTGTTGGCTGCCTGGGCGTCGGGTTTCTGGTCGGAGTTAGGCTGGAGCGGCCTCCTCAAATAACCGTTCTGGTAAATTTCCACCGCTGCCCTTAGACAACTGGTACAATCACCAGGTGAAAGACCAGGGACACACTGCATTAGTCCGTACACAATATTCTCATACTGATACTGGGTATAATTTTTCTCATCCGTTGCAAACTTAAGGGAAGAATTACCCTCAGCCGCCCTGTTTATCAGCTCATCGACCAAATCATCCAAGGTCTTATCGAATTCATCGATCCAGTCTGTAATGTTTCCTGCATACACGACTATGGCCGGTTGCAAGTCCATGGATGTGAAAAACGACTTGTTAGAGAACCGGACAATACaatgagaagttttttttttgaaaagagtcATTCATTCAACATAAGTCCATCGGGCAAAAACAAATTCCAGAACAAATACAGGAAAGAACCAAAGTAATCTAAATGTCGATCCGGCACCTACTGCCGAAGCAAGCTCCGCGATAACACCGATACATAAGAACCAATCTTGGTCTAGATTACAGAGGATTTAAAAAAATCCACAGCTCAAACCCTAAACAAATAAGCATCGCTGAAATTTGAAGgtaaaacaacaacaaaatcaactagAATCTAACAGGTCTTATGGACAAAAACCACAGAGTCACCGGCCTAAACAGAATGAGAGTCGAAACACCGGACCATGGCGACCGAAGACCAGTCTTCATCCAGCCGAATGCTACTCAGCCCAAACAAACACCACCAACCCCACCAACACCATCAAAACCCACCACCCCCAAAACAAACATCCAGAGACCACCAACACCGAACCATTCCTCAATAGGCGCCGTATTATTcgcccaccaccatcacccaccAGATCTGGAATACCCAGACTGGTACAGAATCGAACAGGGGATACTCGCcgatagaaaaggaaaactgaaaaaaaaaacccgaagaAAAACGAAAACCGCAAACACCAACTGCACACCTTATTATACTCGTCGTCGGACCAGGAACAAAACAGATCTGGAGACGATGGAAGAGGAACGGGACAGAGGAGTCACCATCCGCCGGCGAAGCTGGTCGAAGGATCCCTTGCCGTCCTAACGAGCCGCCACCCGAAACCTACAGGTCATGGAGAACACggcgaagagagagaggagaggcgaGGAGGGCAGGGGGGAGCGGGGGAGGACGGTGGGAGAGGCGGAGGCCCCCCTCCCCCAGATCTGGAATCGTTATCTGTTTGCTTCTGTCTTAGATAAAGAAAAGAGTGCTTCTGTCTTGGGGGGAGTAATACAATGAGAAGTTGATCCAAAATCAACCGCATCTTTTTGGTTTGGACATTTCGTCATTATAGCCTGGATCGAGGAATTGACACATTCAAAACAACTTTGGTTGGTACGGTCACCCCTGCAGAGTGCGGGAGCATAGATTGTCGGAGTCTTGCTGTGGGAGTCGTGGGACAGTGGCGATGTAAAATTCACCGTACGTGCTGTTTGTGGTGACATTATAGGGGAGGGAAGAGAGAATTAGGTTGCGGTTTATGCCGTACGTGCTGTTTgtggtgaaattattattgGAACAGAATTGAGCAATCGTCAGGGGATTTGTTGCAAGTATACAAGAAAGAAGGACAAGCAAATTCAAAGTGCCCATTCCCATGAGCCCATCAGTAGTTGAGTTATTGCCACAAGAATGATGCTTTCTAaaggcttttcttttcttcagtaCCCGCTGTAAAAGTACTAGAGGAATATCTAGTTTCATGTTCTTCTATCCCATTTTTTGGTTAAATAGAGCATTCATGAATTAAAGAGAACACCTaatgggaattgatattcacactttcttttttgttattcacactcttttttttttcttttagcaaaaaatatacactcacttttaacactaaaaaacaaaaaaaatagaatgtggataacaaaaaagggagtttGAATATCAGTTCCCTACCTAAAATGGGTTTATAATAATTTGGAGACCTTAACTGAGTTATTTTTCTTTGACGCTGTCGTAAATAGGAGAGAAATTTCAAAGTTAGCTATGCGCCAAAGGAAGGAATACCAAAAGCAGAGGGTCGATTTCAGACACTAACTTGTATAAGGGAAACAACTACAAAAACCCACCCAAAAGCCTAAGGAAGCTTCAGGGGAAACCATAGAATCTCATCAAAGCTTAGCTAAGAATTGACATTTACTAtggtcttttctttttgctaatCAATAGTGTATAGGAGGAAATAAGGAAAGGGAAAGacacttacccaaaaaaaaaacaaaggttgCGGAGCTAAAATTTGAACCCTAGCTTTAGAATTTGAACCGAAGCATCACGCCTAGATAAAAGTGCCTTGACCAATGGCCAATCTGTTAGTCTTCAATGACAATTATGTCCGCTAGTTTTACTTGTATAGTCAAAATTCCTATGCAAACTTCTTACGTGGAACTCAGACCGGGTGGTTTTCCAAAAACATTTGGTGATTGAttcattctttcttttgtgGCCTATTCCCTAGTTGAACCTGCATGTTTTCAGAAGCATTTGGTGATTGATTCATTCTTGCTTTTGTGGCCTATTCCCTAGTTGAACCTGTCAAAGGTTTTCCAACATTATCtttttttgcctttaaaaaaaaaaaccccttagCAGACTACCACTTCCCAAgtcaaacgaaaacaaaaataaatactccagCAAGAAAGAAAGGATAGAAAACAACGATTCCTAACtccaaaagttttcaaaattttacgTCATTTCCCTTATTGGTTCAATTTCCTGTATTGCTCATGTGGTCGGGTCCAACACAACTTGCCAAATGTTACACTGCTTCGTGACCTTCTCTCAGTGGTTGTCAGTAAGGGCATACGGGTCCAACCCAGTGCAACCACGTAGCTCGACAACGCACCGGCCAACAAGCTCGAGGGCACTCCACCATCTGGCCAAACATTCAGACAAATGGTTG
This genomic window contains:
- the LOC131333928 gene encoding cysteine-rich repeat secretory protein 4-like; the encoded protein is MTLFKKKTSHCIVRFSNKSFFTSMDLQPAIVVYAGNITDWIDEFDKTLDDLVDELINRAAEGNSSLKFATDEKNYTQYQYENIVYGLMQCVPGLSPGDCTSCLRAAVEIYQNGYLRRPLQPNSDQKPDAQAANTTTQRRPCVIFLTIILLPFRFFECSRFVPFTSFSSL